From Ipomoea triloba cultivar NCNSP0323 chromosome 5, ASM357664v1, the proteins below share one genomic window:
- the LOC116019006 gene encoding U-box domain-containing protein 3-like yields MTSMRTSSLSSPSSSDYVNSDGDSPSETTTSSPLPSSSGSSSVVTQTLRLVQSDDPDDKVRAAREIRRLTKTSQRYRRLFCNAVGPLVDMLRSSAVESNQAALLALLNLAVKDDANKASIISAGALEPIIAFLQSENAIVQEDATAALLTLSASSVTKPIVSASAVIIPLLVKVLRHGSPQAKVDAAMTLYNLSTYRTNLIPILQTKPLPDILNLLKSCKKTSKTTEKCAALIESLVGYEEGRAALTAEEDGVLSVVEVLECGSLKSREHAVGALLAMCQGDRFKYREPILREGAIPGVMQLTIQGTPKGKAKANTLLRLLRDSACPRPELQADTLQNIVSNLILEMDAEEQPGKAKEKKLAEMVQVSMEEESLNFLSSFPFPPPNVRSTYGHRKIR; encoded by the exons ATGACTAGTATGAGAACCTCGTCGTTGTCTTCACCTTCCAGCTCCGACTATGTAAATTCCGATGGCGATTCGCCTTCGGAAACAACCACTTCGTCGCCATTGCCGTCGTCCTCCGGCTCTTCTAGTGTTGTGACTCAAACTCTCCGGCTCGTCCAGTCGGACGACCCGGATGACAAAGTCCGGGCGGCCCGGGAGATCCGGAGACTCACCAAGACTTCCCAGCGGTACCGCCGTCTCTTCTGTAACGCCGTGGGTCCCCTCGTTGATATGCTCCGTTCCAGTGCCGTTGAATCTAACCAGGCGGCTCTCCTTGCCCTCCTCAATCTCGCTGTTAAAGACGACGC AAACAAGGCAAGCATCATTAGTGCTGGAGCCCTGGAACCTATCATAGCTTTTCTTCAGTCCGAGAATGCGATTGTGCAAGAGGATGCAACTGCAGCGTTGCTCACGCTATCTGCTTCGTCTGTTACGAAGCCCATCGTTAGTGCTTCTGCTGTCATCATCCCGCTTCTTGTGAAAGTTCTGAGACACGGGAGCCCTCAGGCCAAGGTCGATGCTGCAATGACTCTTTACAATCTCTCCACTTATCGAACCAACTTAATCCCGATTCTTCAGACTAAACCCCTTCCTGATATACTTAATTTGCTTAAGTCCTGTAAAAAGACCTCGAAAACGACTGAGAAATGTGCTGCTCTAATAGAATCTTTAGTTGGGTACGAGGAGGGCAGGGCTGCCTTGACAGCTGAAGAAGACGGGGTGCTTTCAGTAGTAGAAGTGCTCGAATGTGGATCTCTTAAAAGCCGAGAGCACGCTGTTGGAGCGCTGTTGGCAATGTGCCAGGGCGATCGGTTTAAGTATAGGGAGCCAATTCTCAGAGAAGGCGCTATCCCGGGGGTTATGCAGCTGACTATTCAAGGAACTCCCAAGGGTAAAGCCAAGGCAAACACACTCTTGAGGCTGCTGAGAGACTCTGCTTGCCCGAGGCCTGAGCTTCAGGCCGACACGTTACAGAACATTGTCAGCAACCTTATTTTGGAGATGGATGCCGAGGAACAGCCTGGAAAGGCGAAGGAGAAGAAGCTTGCTGAGATGGTGCAAGTTAGTATGGAGGAGGAAAGTCTCAACTTCTTGAGTTCTTTCCCTTTTCCCCCTCCTAATGTGAGATCAACTTATGGGCATAGGAAAATAAGATAG